The following are encoded in a window of Streptomyces griseiscabiei genomic DNA:
- a CDS encoding IclR family transcriptional regulator: MTTTPGAPARRNQASSLRRALTVLEHIRDHAGSGRGISLTRLAEELGINKSTVLRLAAPLLEADLLVRDRETGWFRLGHGTLRLGQAYLSSLDLRTVATEPLRLLQHAVGETCHLVVYEAPDIVYIDKVENETNVRMASRVGSRVPAYRTAVGKAVLAWLGEEEFRVVVAAGMPQVTPHTTTDPQRLRLELDRVRRQGYAIDDRENEPEVRCVAAPVFDHTDAAVGAVSVSGLTTRMTPARVREVGPMVVRTGLEISHVLGSSRLRDGSR; this comes from the coding sequence ATGACCACCACCCCCGGAGCCCCCGCCCGCCGCAACCAGGCGTCCTCGCTGCGCCGGGCGCTGACGGTCCTGGAGCACATCCGCGACCACGCCGGCAGCGGCCGGGGCATCTCGCTGACCCGGCTCGCCGAGGAACTCGGCATCAACAAGAGCACGGTGCTGCGGCTGGCCGCGCCGCTCCTGGAGGCCGATCTGCTGGTCCGCGACCGGGAGACGGGGTGGTTCCGGCTCGGGCACGGCACCCTGCGGCTCGGCCAGGCCTATCTGTCCTCGCTCGACCTGCGGACCGTGGCCACCGAGCCGCTGCGGCTGCTCCAGCACGCGGTGGGGGAGACCTGCCACCTCGTGGTGTACGAGGCGCCGGACATCGTCTACATCGACAAGGTCGAGAACGAGACCAACGTCCGGATGGCCTCCCGGGTCGGCAGCCGGGTCCCCGCCTACCGCACCGCCGTGGGCAAGGCCGTCCTCGCCTGGCTGGGCGAGGAGGAGTTCCGGGTCGTCGTCGCCGCCGGAATGCCGCAGGTCACCCCGCACACGACGACCGACCCGCAGCGGCTGCGCCTCGAACTGGACCGGGTCCGCCGACAGGGCTACGCCATCGACGACCGGGAGAACGAGCCCGAGGTGCGGTGCGTCGCCGCGCCCGTGTTCGACCACACCGACGCGGCCGTCGGCGCGGTCAGCGTCTCCGGGCTCACGACGCGGATGACTCCGGCGCGGGTGCGGGAGGTCGGGCCCATGGTGGTGCGTACGGGGCTGGAGATCTCGCATGTGCTGGGGTCGTCGCGGCTGCGGGACGGCAGCCGCTGA
- a CDS encoding YceI family protein gives MNLFTRAASLRRPAAPTASQLPHESPAFASHGSADPALAILTGEWMIDAAHSRIGFSVRHALVTTVRGAFTEYQSRLYFDGRDPARSRAEIVLSTASVETGVEQRDAHLMGRDFLDAASYPRMRFVSTAVRLVGNDVYRMAGELTIKSITRPVDLELTYIGHVMDPFGYERVGFDGTTTINRSEWGLTYNQRLAEGGAMVSEKVRLQFDIAAIRSIPGG, from the coding sequence ATGAACCTGTTCACCCGTGCTGCGTCGCTGCGCCGCCCGGCAGCCCCCACAGCCTCACAACTCCCCCACGAGTCCCCGGCTTTCGCTTCCCATGGCTCGGCCGACCCCGCGCTGGCGATCCTGACCGGCGAATGGATGATCGACGCGGCGCACAGCCGTATCGGTTTCTCCGTCCGACATGCCCTGGTCACGACGGTGCGCGGGGCCTTCACCGAGTATCAGAGCCGGCTCTACTTCGACGGCCGTGATCCCGCTCGTTCACGCGCCGAAATAGTTCTGTCCACCGCTTCCGTGGAAACCGGAGTGGAACAGCGCGACGCCCATCTGATGGGCCGTGACTTCCTGGACGCCGCGAGCTATCCACGTATGCGCTTCGTCAGTACGGCGGTGCGCCTGGTCGGCAACGACGTCTACCGCATGGCCGGTGAACTCACCATCAAGAGCATCACCCGGCCCGTCGATCTGGAACTCACCTACATAGGGCATGTCATGGACCCCTTCGGATACGAGCGGGTCGGCTTCGACGGGACGACCACCATCAACCGTTCCGAATGGGGTCTCACCTACAACCAGCGGCTCGCGGAGGGCGGTGCCATGGTCAGCGAGAAGGTGCGCCTGCAGTTCGACATCGCCGCGATCCGCTCGATTCCCGGCGGCTGA
- a CDS encoding MBL fold metallo-hydrolase codes for MRLTSHVTLVASGAYGFDLTDPLDCHVYLVRGARHSALVDAGAGRSADTIVRAVRATGADPAHLLLTHGHADHAGGAAALAERLPCLRVRAGAEAVAWIAAGDEPGVSLDRGKAAGYYPDDYTLTPCPQVEPMADGEEIDLGGGVVLKAVATPGHADGHLCYHLRTPDHRALFSGDCVFTGGRVSLQNLHDCRVPEYAASLTLLAALDVDALFPGHHEISLARAGRHLQAAGDTVARGLLPRSTT; via the coding sequence ATGCGGCTGACCAGCCATGTCACGCTCGTCGCCAGCGGTGCGTACGGGTTCGATCTCACCGACCCGCTGGACTGCCATGTCTATCTGGTGCGGGGCGCACGGCACAGCGCGCTCGTGGACGCGGGGGCCGGCCGGTCCGCCGACACCATCGTGCGCGCCGTCCGTGCCACCGGCGCCGACCCCGCCCATCTCCTCCTCACCCACGGCCACGCCGATCACGCGGGCGGAGCCGCCGCGCTCGCCGAGCGGCTGCCCTGTCTGCGGGTACGGGCCGGTGCCGAGGCGGTGGCCTGGATCGCGGCGGGCGACGAACCGGGCGTCAGCCTGGACCGGGGAAAGGCCGCCGGCTACTACCCGGACGACTACACCCTCACCCCCTGCCCCCAGGTCGAGCCCATGGCCGACGGTGAGGAGATCGACCTCGGCGGCGGTGTGGTCCTGAAGGCCGTCGCGACCCCCGGCCACGCGGACGGCCACCTCTGCTACCACCTGCGCACCCCGGACCACCGGGCACTGTTCTCCGGGGACTGCGTCTTCACCGGGGGCCGCGTCTCCCTGCAGAATCTGCATGACTGCCGCGTCCCCGAGTACGCGGCGAGCCTGACCCTGCTGGCCGCGCTCGACGTCGACGCGCTGTTCCCCGGCCACCACGAGATCTCGCTCGCCCGTGCCGGGCGGCACCTTCAGGCCGCCGGCGACACCGTCGCCCGTGGACTGCTGCCGAGGAGTACGACATGA